Proteins encoded within one genomic window of Alcanivorax sp. REN37:
- the fnr gene encoding fumarate/nitrate reduction transcriptional regulator Fnr, which yields MTVRVSCNDCSLSQICLPLAVEPEQLDELDRMIRRGRPLKRGEHLYRAADSFEAVYAVRSGALKTYSMSEEGDEQVTGFYLPGEIVGMDGIGTAHHVSSAKALETSTVCEIPFTQLEALSTKIPTLQRHFFSLMSREIQEDRMLHMLLSKKSADDRVASLILSIGARHQRRGLSNTQFRLPMSRYDIANYLGLAVETVSRIFTRLQQQELISVDGREIQILDRPGLCGDSRKTCTS from the coding sequence TTGACAGTCCGAGTGTCCTGCAACGATTGCAGCCTCAGCCAGATCTGCTTGCCACTAGCCGTGGAGCCGGAACAGCTGGATGAGCTGGACCGCATGATCCGCCGCGGCCGCCCACTGAAACGGGGCGAGCACCTTTACCGTGCCGCCGATTCCTTTGAAGCGGTCTACGCGGTGCGCAGTGGCGCGCTGAAAACGTATTCCATGTCTGAAGAAGGTGATGAGCAGGTCACCGGCTTCTACCTGCCCGGCGAAATCGTCGGCATGGACGGCATCGGCACCGCCCACCATGTGTCTTCCGCCAAGGCGCTTGAAACGTCCACCGTGTGTGAGATTCCATTCACCCAGCTGGAAGCCTTGTCGACCAAGATTCCGACCCTGCAGCGCCATTTCTTCAGCCTCATGAGCCGCGAAATCCAGGAAGATCGGATGCTACACATGCTGCTTAGCAAAAAATCGGCGGATGACCGTGTGGCATCGCTGATCCTCAGTATCGGCGCGCGCCACCAGCGCCGTGGCCTGTCCAATACCCAGTTCCGCCTGCCGATGTCACGCTACGATATCGCCAACTACTTGGGGCTTGCCGTGGAAACCGTTAGCCGAATATTCACCCGGCTTCAGCAGCAGGAACTGATCAGCGTCGACGGCCGCGAAATCCAGATCCTTGATCGCCCGGGCCTATGTGGCGATTCTCGCAAAACCTGTACAAGCTGA
- the hemN gene encoding oxygen-independent coproporphyrinogen III oxidase, translating into MSCWNPDIIKRYGGHGPRYTSYPAASSFHEEITDQDYRDALADGNNAKRALSLYMHIPFCEHVCYYCACNRIVTGDKRIAEPYLETLLKEMTLKSALIDSQRPVVQMHWGGGTPTFFDDAQLTRLMHQTGRLFHLLDQDRGDYGIEVDPRTVTSSRLSLLRGLGFNRLSFGVQDLDPRVQQAVNRVQPFETILALFRSARDFGFRSINADLIYGLPWQSETSLARTLEQLGALDPDRISLYNYAHLPSRFKVQRQIDETTLPSPSEKLRMLTRAGSMLEEMGYQLIGMDHFAKPDDALAQAQRDGTLCRNFQGYSLHGDADLVGFGVSSISQLGTLYAQNARQIDDWQMSLNQARFPVRQGYRLDQDDELRRDLIMTLLCGMQLDLEQFGQHWQIDAANYFRAELDSLRPLLADGLVTFDGRLLQITEMGRLAARAVAMVFDRYQTPQTATRFSRII; encoded by the coding sequence ATGAGTTGCTGGAACCCCGACATCATCAAGCGTTACGGCGGACATGGCCCGCGTTACACCTCCTATCCTGCGGCCAGCAGCTTCCATGAAGAAATCACCGACCAGGACTACCGCGACGCGTTGGCGGACGGCAATAACGCCAAGCGGGCGCTGTCGCTGTACATGCACATCCCCTTCTGCGAGCACGTCTGCTATTACTGCGCCTGCAACCGCATCGTCACCGGTGACAAACGCATCGCCGAACCGTATTTAGAAACATTGCTGAAGGAAATGACGCTGAAAAGCGCGTTGATCGACAGTCAGCGGCCGGTGGTTCAGATGCACTGGGGCGGCGGCACGCCGACTTTTTTTGACGATGCCCAGCTAACACGCTTGATGCATCAAACCGGCCGCTTGTTCCACTTGCTAGATCAGGATCGGGGGGATTACGGCATCGAAGTAGACCCGCGTACCGTCACCAGCAGCCGACTGAGCTTGCTGCGCGGACTTGGTTTCAACCGCCTGAGCTTCGGCGTGCAGGATCTCGACCCACGAGTACAACAGGCAGTAAACCGGGTGCAGCCGTTCGAGACGATTCTTGCACTGTTCCGCAGCGCCCGCGACTTCGGTTTCCGCTCCATCAATGCAGACCTGATCTATGGCCTCCCCTGGCAATCAGAAACCTCATTGGCACGGACGTTGGAACAATTGGGTGCACTCGATCCCGATCGTATCTCGCTCTATAACTACGCCCATCTTCCGAGCCGGTTCAAGGTGCAGCGTCAGATCGATGAAACCACCCTGCCCTCACCCTCTGAAAAGCTGCGCATGCTCACCCGCGCCGGCAGCATGTTGGAAGAAATGGGCTATCAGCTGATTGGCATGGACCACTTTGCCAAGCCCGATGACGCGCTGGCACAAGCACAGCGAGACGGCACGCTGTGCCGGAACTTCCAGGGCTACAGCTTGCACGGCGATGCCGACTTGGTTGGTTTCGGAGTCTCATCCATCAGCCAACTCGGCACCTTATACGCCCAGAACGCACGCCAAATCGATGACTGGCAGATGTCGCTGAACCAAGCCCGATTCCCGGTGCGACAAGGCTACCGGCTTGATCAGGACGACGAATTACGTCGCGATCTGATCATGACGCTGCTGTGCGGTATGCAGTTGGATTTGGAACAATTCGGCCAGCACTGGCAGATCGACGCTGCCAATTATTTCCGCGCCGAGTTGGACTCGCTACGGCCGTTGCTGGCCGACGGGTTGGTCACTTTCGATGGACGCCTGTTGCAGATTACTGAAATGGGACGCTTAGCGGCGCGAGCTGTGGCCATGGTGTTTGATCGCTATCAAACGCCGCAGACCGCCACCCGGTTTAGTCGTATCATCTGA
- a CDS encoding MAPEG family protein — MSQSLLLPMITLVAWSCVMLVWMLALRVPAIFKARMRLDAKRPRGEQMAELPAKIRWKADNYNHLMEQPTLFYATVVALVLLGSTSSVALGLAWAYTGLRVMHSLVQSLIDSVEIRFVVFALSTLALFGLVGIALQLALQVA, encoded by the coding sequence ATGAGTCAATCTCTTCTGTTGCCGATGATCACCCTTGTTGCCTGGAGTTGCGTGATGCTGGTGTGGATGCTCGCCCTGCGAGTGCCAGCCATCTTCAAGGCTAGGATGCGTCTCGATGCTAAACGCCCGCGTGGTGAACAAATGGCAGAACTGCCAGCAAAGATTCGCTGGAAAGCAGACAACTACAACCACTTAATGGAGCAACCGACGTTGTTCTACGCCACGGTGGTGGCGCTGGTGTTGCTGGGCAGTACCTCCAGTGTGGCGCTGGGTTTGGCTTGGGCGTATACCGGGCTGCGCGTGATGCACAGTCTGGTGCAATCACTGATTGACTCGGTCGAAATTCGCTTCGTGGTGTTCGCGCTGAGCACGTTGGCGCTGTTTGGTTTGGTTGGCATCGCTTTGCAGTTGGCGCTGCAGGTGGCTTGA
- a CDS encoding multidrug effflux MFS transporter translates to MQVVSPVRLAVVLALLSALGPLAIDTYLPALVRMADDLGGAVHQVETSVSLYLIGAAFGQLFGGQLSDRLGRKQVAVGGLLLFLFASIGIVLADSITMLYLMRLLQAFGGGAAVVISAASVRDFYNGREAARVLTTIGLIMLVAPLIAPAVGSLLLHLWSWESIFMFLALYAAIMLLVLVRGLPTRPPRPQPGGALAGYGRVLCHRQAMGFILANAMGFSAMFMFITDSAFLYMTHFGATEALFPVLFGANIVLMLLLNRLNVVLLRHYDPAVMLRWGLTLQLLGASVFLALAVTGLLTLALAVPLVMLVVGAVSLIVPNAMASFMAFFDRDAGAASGLNGALQFLLAGILGFLLTHFHTESVLPMAVAMLGSVLLANVAFYGLARGDGSQT, encoded by the coding sequence ATGCAGGTTGTTTCTCCGGTGCGCCTAGCGGTGGTGCTGGCGCTGTTGTCCGCCCTCGGCCCGTTGGCCATCGATACTTACCTTCCCGCACTAGTACGCATGGCCGATGATCTCGGCGGCGCCGTGCACCAAGTTGAAACCTCCGTCAGCCTCTATCTGATCGGCGCGGCTTTTGGCCAGTTGTTTGGCGGCCAACTCAGTGACCGCCTGGGTCGCAAGCAGGTCGCGGTGGGCGGCCTGCTGTTGTTCCTGTTTGCCAGTATCGGGATCGTGCTGGCCGACTCGATCACTATGCTGTACCTGATGCGCCTGCTGCAGGCGTTCGGCGGCGGTGCAGCAGTGGTTATTTCTGCCGCCTCGGTGCGCGATTTTTACAATGGTCGGGAAGCCGCACGGGTACTGACCACCATCGGGCTGATCATGCTGGTGGCTCCGTTGATTGCGCCGGCTGTGGGTTCACTGCTGCTGCACCTGTGGAGCTGGGAATCGATTTTCATGTTCTTGGCCCTGTACGCGGCGATCATGCTACTGGTGCTGGTGCGTGGCCTGCCGACCCGCCCGCCACGACCGCAACCGGGCGGCGCCTTGGCCGGCTACGGTCGCGTACTGTGCCACCGCCAGGCGATGGGCTTCATTCTTGCCAACGCCATGGGCTTTTCAGCGATGTTCATGTTCATCACTGATTCTGCCTTCCTTTACATGACCCATTTCGGCGCCACTGAAGCACTGTTCCCAGTGCTGTTCGGTGCCAATATCGTGTTAATGCTGCTGCTCAACCGGCTCAACGTGGTGTTGCTGCGCCACTACGATCCGGCGGTGATGCTGCGCTGGGGCCTTACGCTGCAGTTGCTCGGTGCCAGCGTGTTCCTAGCCCTAGCAGTGACTGGTTTGCTGACGTTGGCCCTAGCGGTGCCGCTCGTCATGCTGGTGGTGGGGGCGGTTTCGCTGATCGTGCCGAACGCCATGGCCAGCTTCATGGCGTTCTTCGACCGCGATGCCGGCGCGGCCAGCGGTCTCAACGGCGCGCTGCAGTTCCTGCTGGCCGGTATCCTTGGCTTCCTTCTGACCCACTTCCACACCGAATCGGTGCTACCGATGGCGGTTGCGATGCTCGGCTCTGTCTTGCTAGCCAACGTCGCCTTTTACGGCCTTGCGCGTGGCGACGGATCGCAGACCTGA